A stretch of DNA from Pseudomonadota bacterium:
GATCATCCCCATCAGTTCCTGATTTTTCTTAACATCGTCAACGCTCGTAAGCTGGATGCCGCTGCTGCCTGCAAAGGCAGTCATCTGCTGGATGACAAGGTTAATGTCGGAGTCGGTGAGGAAGAGACCATTGCCGAGTTCTATCTTCTCGATACCGTAATCGGGTGAGGTCTGGCTCGATACGGTTATTTTATCGCTATCTCCATATCCAATAAAAAGGCTGGAGCCTTTCTGATAAAGTGCTATAGTCTCTTTCAGCACATCATTTGAGAACAATACCCTGTCCTGAAAGAGTGTGTCTGAACCATTATCCGAAATGGTGTCATTTCCGTCACCGGAAGAGAATGTATAGGTATCACTTCCTGTCCCTCCCCTGAGGGAATCATTCCCGATGCCGCCGATGAGGGTATCATCTGCATCCTTGCCAGTTAATGTGTCATTACCTCCAAGGCCGGAGAGGATATTGGATCCATTGTTCCCGTTAATAACATTGGCGAGATCATTTCCCGTTCCGTTAATCGCATCCGTTCCAGTAAGGGTAAGATTTTCCACATTATCCGAGATGGTGAAGGTCACAGAAGAATTTACTGAATCGGTGCCTTCATCCGTGGCTTCTGTGACCACATCTCCCATATTGTCCACATAGTAGGTGTCGTTATCCAATCCGCCGATCATAGAATCCGCACCCATACCTCCGATCAAGGTATCATTGCCGGCACTTCCATACAGGGTATCGTCGCCATCACCTGCATTGATATAGTCATTGCCTGTTTTACCGGTAAGGATGTTCGATGCAATGTTGCCATAAATGGTGTTATTGAGATCATTGCCGGCACCGTTTATAGGGTCTGTACCGGTAAGAATTAAGGTTTCTACATTGTCGGACAGAGTATAGGTAACAGAGCTGCGAATTGCATCCGTTCCTTCGTCAGTAAGCTCAGTGACGGTGTCAGACAGATTGTCTACGTAGTAAGTGTCATTGCCGATACCGCCTATCATGATGTCGGCTTCCGTTCCACCGATAAGAGTGTCATTACCTATTCCACCGTACAGGGTGTCATCACCACCATCACTGGACAAATAATCGTTGCCGTCATTGCCGA
This window harbors:
- a CDS encoding calcium-binding protein, translating into GDVVMEAADEGTDSVRSTISYTLGDNVENLTLTGTDSIDGAGNALNNTIYGNAGNNTLIGNDGNDYLSSDGGDDTLYGGIGNDTLIGGTEADIMIGGIGNDTYYVDNLSDTVTELTDEGTDAIRSSVTYTLSDNVETLILTGTDPINGAGNDLNNTIYGNIASNILTGKTGNDYINAGDGDDTLYGSAGNDTLIGGMGADSMIGGLDNDTYYVDNMGDVVTEATDEGTDSVNSSVTFTISDNVENLTLTGTDAINGTGNDLANVINGNNGSNILSGLGGNDTLTGKDADDTLIGGIGNDSLRGGTGSDTYTFSSGDGNDTISDNGSDTLFQDRVLFSNDVLKETIALYQKGSSLFIGYGDSDKITVSSQTSPDYGIEKIELGNGLFLTDSDINLVIQQMTAFAGSSGIQLTSVDDVKKNQELMGMIVNAWHG